A region from the Pseudomonas cucumis genome encodes:
- a CDS encoding glucosyltransferase domain-containing protein, with the protein MGRLGDFFSRELGRRRVWLFFFIAILIYVIPLILADYPYIDDNWRSLSAGTAWAEQGRLFTELFYNLLTFSDGAPNIFPLPLLIATLAMAFALTSLTFHYYPQPTISCCLVVLPLWYNPFFLQNLSYQYDGPANALSLVAVIYAITFRHPSRILQWLVPAFLIALALGLYQVSLNVFLGLCCLELLRGANDKWAWRQWYELIGWKLAQVGLGGLIYSVTAYPYMNHDRTLLLNWAAAPLLQVEINIGRVLEKVALLFHGGFTWVFAVLLLCALVGSARLARSVIERQDSGLRKIVMGLACVLTVPVVTLLVSGAALFFRDFNEGARTLMGFAVLLVLLFYLSHLALTSIHERLPLLLAVPLLAMLSLSYAYGRVLTVQNTFASSALFSLGQDIAAHRQLHEAKRIYLSVSYSDHWLVGAAGSFKQMPVLHYLLNINFFMLAENLPKAGITNVEVERERRNATLMGYQGYAPLVESKFYRLYLLGDYGFIIMKEPTPITSLQW; encoded by the coding sequence ATGGGCAGACTGGGCGACTTTTTCAGTAGAGAGCTCGGGCGTCGTCGGGTCTGGTTGTTTTTCTTCATCGCGATCCTGATTTATGTCATCCCGCTGATCCTCGCGGACTATCCCTACATCGATGACAACTGGCGCTCGCTGTCGGCCGGTACTGCCTGGGCGGAGCAGGGGCGGTTGTTCACCGAGCTGTTCTACAACCTGCTGACGTTCAGCGATGGCGCGCCGAATATCTTTCCGTTGCCGCTGTTGATCGCCACGCTGGCCATGGCCTTTGCCTTGACCAGCCTGACATTCCATTACTACCCGCAGCCGACGATATCTTGCTGCCTGGTGGTGTTGCCGCTCTGGTACAACCCGTTCTTCCTGCAGAACCTGTCTTATCAATACGACGGGCCGGCCAATGCCTTGAGTCTGGTGGCAGTGATCTATGCGATCACTTTTCGCCATCCCTCACGCATTTTGCAGTGGCTGGTGCCGGCCTTCCTGATTGCGCTGGCGCTGGGGCTCTATCAGGTGAGCCTGAATGTGTTTCTGGGCCTGTGTTGCCTGGAGCTGCTCAGGGGCGCGAATGACAAGTGGGCCTGGCGGCAATGGTACGAATTGATCGGCTGGAAACTCGCGCAGGTGGGGCTCGGCGGGTTGATCTACAGCGTCACGGCTTATCCGTACATGAATCACGATCGCACCTTGTTGCTGAACTGGGCGGCGGCGCCTTTGCTGCAAGTTGAAATCAATATCGGCCGGGTGCTGGAAAAAGTCGCGCTGCTGTTTCACGGTGGATTCACTTGGGTGTTCGCCGTGCTGCTGTTGTGTGCCCTGGTGGGCAGCGCACGGTTGGCCCGCAGCGTGATTGAACGCCAGGACTCGGGGCTGAGAAAAATCGTGATGGGCCTGGCGTGCGTGCTGACGGTGCCGGTTGTGACTTTACTGGTGTCGGGGGCTGCGCTGTTTTTTCGCGACTTCAATGAAGGCGCCAGAACCTTGATGGGTTTCGCGGTGTTGCTGGTGCTGTTGTTCTATTTGAGCCATCTGGCGCTGACGTCCATCCATGAGCGGCTGCCGCTGCTGTTGGCGGTGCCTCTGCTGGCCATGCTTTCGCTGTCCTACGCTTATGGCCGCGTGCTGACGGTGCAAAACACCTTCGCGTCCAGCGCGTTGTTTTCCCTGGGGCAGGACATTGCGGCCCATCGACAACTGCACGAGGCCAAGCGCATTTATCTGTCGGTGAGTTATTCCGATCACTGGCTGGTGGGGGCCGCCGGCTCGTTCAAGCAGATGCCGGTCTTGCATTATCTGTTGAACATCAACTTTTTCATGCTGGCTGAAAACCTGCCGAAGGCGGGTATCACCAACGTGGAGGTGGAGAGGGAGCGGCGTAACGCGACCCTGATGGGTTACCAGGGTTATGCGCCGCTGGTGGAGAGCAAGTTCTATCGCCTCTATCTGCTGGGCGATTACGGTTTCATCATCATGAAAGAGCCGACCCCGATCACCAGTCTGCAGTGGTGA
- a CDS encoding glycosyltransferase family 2 protein translates to MKVSLIVPVFNEEQAISLFHQAVRRELKLDPCEVEIVFINDGSTDRTAEQAKALAQVDEQVLLINFSRNFGKEPALFAGLEYATGDAVIPMDVDLQDPISVIPQLIAEWQKGADVVLAKRRNRDSDSYLKRHSASLFYHLLNRISYTRIEENVGDFRLMDRKVVNVIRALPEHQLFMKGVLSWAGFTTAVVEYERARRVAGRSKFNGWKLWNLALEGITSFSTVPLRLWTYIGGGISIFAVLYAVYMVLDKIFFGNSVPGYPSLMTAILFLGGVQLIGIGILGEYVGRIYIEAKHRPRYVVKDVIGGKDRIGL, encoded by the coding sequence GTGAAAGTTTCGCTGATTGTCCCGGTATTCAATGAAGAACAGGCGATCAGTCTGTTCCATCAGGCGGTGCGTCGCGAATTGAAACTTGACCCGTGTGAGGTCGAGATCGTGTTCATCAACGATGGCAGCACCGATCGAACAGCTGAGCAAGCCAAGGCGCTGGCACAGGTCGATGAACAGGTATTGCTGATCAACTTTTCGCGCAACTTCGGCAAGGAACCGGCGTTGTTTGCCGGGCTGGAATACGCCACCGGCGATGCGGTGATCCCCATGGACGTGGACCTGCAGGATCCGATCAGCGTCATCCCGCAGTTGATTGCCGAGTGGCAAAAGGGCGCTGATGTGGTGCTCGCCAAACGCCGCAATCGTGACAGTGACAGTTATTTGAAACGCCACAGCGCATCGCTTTTCTATCATTTGCTGAACAGAATTTCCTACACCCGGATCGAAGAAAACGTCGGGGATTTCCGGCTCATGGACCGCAAGGTGGTCAATGTGATTCGCGCACTTCCCGAGCATCAGTTGTTCATGAAGGGCGTTCTGTCCTGGGCCGGGTTCACCACGGCAGTGGTCGAATATGAACGGGCCCGGCGAGTGGCAGGACGCAGTAAGTTCAACGGCTGGAAACTGTGGAACCTGGCGCTGGAAGGCATTACTTCGTTTAGCACCGTGCCGTTGCGGTTGTGGACTTACATCGGTGGCGGCATTTCGATCTTCGCGGTGCTGTACGCGGTGTACATGGTGCTGGACAAGATTTTCTTCGGTAACAGCGTACCCGGTTACCCCTCGCTGATGACGGCCATTCTGTTTCTCGGCGGTGTTCAACTGATCGGCATCGGCATCCTCGGTGAGTATGTCGGCCGCATCTACATCGAAGCCAAGCACCGGCCCCGTTATGTGGTCAAAGACGTCATTGGCGGCAAAGACCGGATCGGGCTTTAG
- a CDS encoding OpgC family protein, translating to MTFERDHRIDFFRGLALIFIFWDHVPQNPLAQFTVRNFGFSDAAEIFVFLAGYAAVLAYGKIARRDGFMVATVKILRRAWVLYVVHIFLLALLMGIVFFANSHVETRDLVQEMGLQYFLSNPQQALMDELLLRFKPNLMDPLPLYILLLLGLPLVLPMLLRKAEYVVGLSVVLYLLAPWLQWNLAGTDGGVWFFNPMAWQLLFILGGAAAIHGQRPRVSQPRPLTRQPVFIAALTYLVVTGLIALSWKWPTVHDAFMPQRLGEWLYPISKTNLSPARLLHFLALAYVTARLLPDTGWARHWLAQQSCRMGRYSLEVFCFGVLLAPLADMLNALGGNTLAMQIFSALLGVGLMALLGAWLDFNKRLNRPIVVTAA from the coding sequence ATGACGTTTGAACGCGATCACCGAATCGACTTTTTTCGCGGCCTGGCCCTGATCTTCATCTTCTGGGATCACGTGCCGCAGAACCCGCTCGCGCAGTTCACGGTGCGCAACTTCGGCTTCAGCGATGCGGCGGAGATCTTCGTGTTCCTGGCCGGGTACGCGGCCGTGCTGGCCTACGGCAAAATCGCCCGGCGCGACGGCTTCATGGTCGCCACGGTGAAAATCCTGCGACGGGCCTGGGTGCTTTATGTAGTGCATATCTTTTTGCTGGCGCTGCTGATGGGTATCGTGTTTTTCGCCAACAGCCACGTGGAAACCCGCGACTTGGTGCAGGAAATGGGCTTGCAGTATTTCCTCAGCAATCCGCAGCAGGCGTTGATGGATGAGTTGTTGCTGCGTTTCAAGCCGAACCTGATGGACCCGTTGCCGCTGTACATTCTGTTGCTGCTCGGCCTGCCGCTGGTGCTGCCGATGCTGCTGCGCAAGGCTGAATACGTGGTGGGATTGTCGGTGGTTTTGTATCTGCTGGCGCCATGGCTCCAGTGGAACCTGGCGGGTACCGACGGTGGCGTGTGGTTTTTCAATCCGATGGCTTGGCAGCTGCTGTTTATTCTCGGGGGCGCGGCGGCGATTCACGGGCAAAGGCCTCGGGTGTCGCAACCTCGACCGCTGACTCGGCAGCCGGTTTTCATCGCCGCGCTGACCTATCTGGTGGTAACCGGCCTGATCGCACTGTCGTGGAAGTGGCCGACCGTGCATGACGCCTTCATGCCCCAACGGCTCGGCGAATGGCTCTATCCGATCAGCAAGACCAACCTTTCGCCAGCGCGCCTGCTGCACTTCCTCGCCCTCGCCTACGTCACCGCCAGGTTGTTGCCGGACACGGGCTGGGCGCGACATTGGCTGGCGCAACAAAGCTGTCGCATGGGTCGTTATTCGTTGGAAGTCTTCTGCTTTGGTGTGTTGCTGGCGCCGTTGGCAGACATGCTTAACGCCTTGGGTGGGAACACACTGGCAATGCAGATATTCAGTGCACTGCTGGGGGTCGGGTTGATGGCGCTGTTGGGGGCTTGGCTGGATTTCAACAAGCGGTTGAACCGGCCAATTGTGGTGACGGCAGCTTAA
- a CDS encoding amino acid permease, translating to MPVGNHLPHGETAQGGPLKRELGERHIRLMALGACIGVGLFLGSAKAIEMAGPAIMLSYIIGGLAILVIMRALGEMAVHNPVAGSFSRYAQDYLGPLAGFLTGWNYWFLWLVTCVAEITAVAVYMGVWFPDVPRWIWALAALVSMGSINLIAVKAFGEFEFWFALIKIVTIIAMVVGGIGIIAFGFGNDGVALGISNLWAHGGFMPNGVQGVLMSLQMVMFAYLGVEMIGLTAGEAKNPQKTIPNAIGSVFWRILLFYVGALFVILSIYPWNEIGTQGSPFVMTFERLGIKTAAGIINFVVITAALSSCNGGIFSTGRMLYSLAQNGQAPAGFAKTSNNGVPRRALLLSIGALLLGVLLNYLVPEKVFVWVTAIATFGAIWTWAMILLAQLKFRKGLSASERAGLKYRMWLYPVSSYLALAFLVLVVGLMAYFPDTRVALYVGPAFLVLLTVLFYVFKLQPTNVSQGAVRSAS from the coding sequence ATGCCAGTCGGCAATCACCTGCCTCACGGCGAGACCGCTCAGGGCGGCCCGCTTAAACGCGAACTCGGCGAACGGCATATCCGCTTGATGGCGCTCGGTGCCTGTATCGGCGTCGGCCTGTTCCTGGGTTCGGCCAAGGCCATCGAAATGGCCGGCCCGGCCATCATGCTCTCCTACATCATTGGCGGTCTGGCGATCCTGGTGATCATGCGCGCCCTCGGCGAGATGGCCGTGCACAACCCGGTCGCCGGCTCGTTCAGCCGTTATGCACAAGACTACCTTGGCCCATTGGCAGGCTTTCTGACCGGCTGGAACTACTGGTTCCTGTGGCTGGTGACCTGCGTCGCGGAAATCACCGCGGTGGCGGTGTACATGGGCGTCTGGTTCCCCGACGTGCCGCGCTGGATCTGGGCACTGGCGGCGTTGGTCAGCATGGGCTCGATCAACCTGATCGCGGTGAAAGCTTTCGGTGAATTCGAATTCTGGTTTGCCCTGATCAAGATCGTCACCATCATTGCGATGGTGGTCGGTGGCATCGGCATCATTGCTTTCGGTTTCGGCAACGATGGTGTGGCGCTAGGGATTTCCAATCTCTGGGCCCACGGCGGCTTCATGCCCAACGGCGTGCAAGGCGTGTTGATGTCCCTGCAAATGGTGATGTTCGCCTACCTCGGTGTCGAGATGATCGGCCTGACCGCCGGTGAAGCCAAGAACCCGCAGAAGACCATCCCCAATGCGATCGGCTCGGTGTTCTGGCGGATTCTGCTGTTCTACGTCGGCGCCTTGTTCGTGATTCTGTCGATCTACCCGTGGAACGAAATCGGCACCCAGGGCAGCCCGTTTGTGATGACCTTCGAGCGTCTGGGCATCAAGACCGCCGCCGGCATCATCAACTTCGTGGTGATCACCGCTGCGCTGTCGTCCTGCAACGGCGGCATCTTCAGCACCGGGCGTATGCTCTACAGCCTGGCGCAGAACGGCCAGGCCCCGGCCGGTTTTGCCAAGACCTCGAACAACGGCGTGCCGCGTCGTGCGCTGCTGCTGTCGATCGGTGCCTTGCTGTTGGGCGTGTTGCTTAACTATCTGGTACCGGAAAAGGTCTTCGTCTGGGTCACCGCGATTGCCACCTTCGGCGCGATCTGGACCTGGGCGATGATCCTGCTGGCGCAACTCAAGTTCCGCAAAGGCCTGAGCGCCAGCGAACGTGCCGGCCTCAAATACCGCATGTGGCTCTACCCGGTCAGTTCTTACCTGGCACTGGCCTTTTTGGTGCTGGTGGTCGGCCTGATGGCGTACTTCCCGGACACTCGCGTGGCGCTGTATGTCGGGCCTGCTTTCCTGGTGCTGCTGACGGTGTTGTTCTACGTGTTCAAGCTGCAACCGACCAATGTGTCGCAAGGCGCGGTGCGTTCGGCTTCGTAA
- a CDS encoding transglycosylase domain-containing protein, translated as MGALWQTDSSKTVVPTERVDEAPLPEKPRRSRHGWGAFWLLLLIIVIVLGLAAAKEMRTSKFQAREISKYAASLKYELQPGPSDAIRYPGAGPFDQRLGYSAMDEFLPRLLKRNYVVSAQTRFSPALMKYSDKGFFVPYAEKIQAGLSITDCRAAPLYQFKYPQQLYSSFAAIPPVVVNSLLFIENRFLLDPRQPLANPAVDWPRFGMAAWSQVAKLLRLPGQSAGGSTLATQLEKYRHSPDGLTVSGAEKIRQMISASVRAYQAGPETLQARQNVVRDYLNSVPLSAVPGHGEVHGMAEGLRVWYGADFNKANERLTSTETDPKSLSEKGLALREVLSLMIAQRRPSHYLTKGRDELASLTDSHIRLLAQNGVIDAPLATAALASKVTYRDWATQPTIQPIETNKGISVARSRLAGLLNRPLYDLDRLDLSATSTLQGELQTQATAYLKHLADPAYAAEIGLIGERLLTPTSTTQVRYSFTLFELTPDGSRVRVQTDSTDQPFDINEGSKLELGSTAKMRVLTTYLQIIAELHEKYAEMSIPELKKVEVPDQDRLSRWAIDYLMQNKDRNLPNMLGAALDRKYSASPGEAFFTGGGLHTFVNFRKEDNGRLPTLRDALRESINLPFIRLMRDLVRYSTYSGPNSSAELLKDDRDPRRQEYLASFADKEGTSFLLKFWKKYRNKDTQARLETFLDGMRPTPIRMAAVHRYLFPQADQESFNTFVRSHLKGAKLKEKLTDERLERLYLSYGPGSYDLPDQGFIAKVHPLDLWLIGYLLNNPDAKFSQIVKASQFERQEVYSWLFKSRHKGARDSRIRTMLEIEAFLDIHQRWQKVGYPFDHLVPSLATAIGSSGDRPAALAELIGTILNDGVRMPTLRVDSLHFAANTPYETKLINDPDVGKRVMPSEVATAMREALSQVVDAGTAKRVSGSFVTPDGKPLAMGGKTGTGDNRIEAVGSGGRILSSKSINRTATFVFFIGDTHFGTMTAFVPGRTAEAFKFTSALPVQVLKGMAPILTPYLQPGSASQCRPVQGSSLAVADTGKPH; from the coding sequence ATGGGCGCTTTGTGGCAAACCGATTCGAGTAAAACTGTGGTTCCGACTGAACGAGTGGATGAAGCGCCTTTACCTGAGAAACCCCGTCGCTCCCGGCACGGCTGGGGGGCTTTCTGGTTGCTGCTGCTGATTATTGTGATTGTCCTCGGCCTCGCCGCGGCCAAGGAAATGCGCACCTCCAAGTTTCAGGCCCGGGAAATCAGCAAATATGCCGCCTCGCTGAAGTACGAGCTGCAGCCTGGCCCCAGCGACGCCATACGCTACCCTGGCGCAGGCCCTTTCGATCAGCGTTTGGGTTACAGCGCCATGGATGAATTTCTACCGCGCCTGCTCAAGCGCAATTACGTGGTGTCAGCACAAACCCGCTTTTCCCCGGCGCTGATGAAGTACAGCGACAAGGGCTTTTTCGTGCCCTATGCAGAGAAAATCCAGGCCGGGCTGTCGATCACCGATTGCCGCGCGGCCCCGCTTTACCAGTTCAAATACCCGCAACAACTCTATTCAAGCTTTGCGGCGATTCCTCCGGTGGTGGTCAACAGTTTGCTCTTCATCGAAAACCGCTTTTTGCTCGATCCCCGTCAGCCCTTGGCCAACCCCGCCGTGGACTGGCCACGGTTCGGCATGGCGGCGTGGTCACAGGTGGCCAAGTTGTTGCGCCTGCCCGGTCAGTCGGCGGGCGGCAGTACGCTGGCGACGCAACTTGAGAAATATCGACACTCGCCTGATGGCTTGACGGTGTCGGGGGCGGAGAAGATCCGGCAAATGATTTCCGCCAGCGTGCGGGCTTATCAGGCGGGGCCGGAAACCCTCCAGGCCCGGCAAAATGTAGTGCGTGACTACCTGAACAGTGTTCCGCTGTCGGCGGTACCTGGCCATGGCGAAGTGCATGGCATGGCCGAAGGTTTGCGCGTCTGGTACGGCGCCGATTTCAACAAGGCCAATGAACGGCTGACCAGCACCGAGACCGATCCGAAGAGTCTGTCGGAAAAAGGCTTGGCCCTGCGTGAAGTGCTGTCACTGATGATCGCTCAGCGCCGCCCTTCCCATTACCTGACCAAGGGCCGTGATGAATTGGCCAGTCTCACCGACAGCCATATTCGCCTGCTGGCACAAAATGGTGTGATCGACGCGCCACTCGCGACGGCGGCATTGGCCAGTAAAGTGACTTACCGCGACTGGGCCACCCAGCCCACCATTCAGCCAATCGAAACCAATAAGGGCATCAGTGTGGCGCGCAGCCGTCTGGCCGGTTTGCTCAACCGTCCGCTATATGACCTCGACCGCCTCGACCTGTCCGCTACCAGCACCCTGCAAGGCGAGCTGCAAACCCAGGCCACCGCCTACCTCAAGCATCTGGCCGACCCGGCCTATGCCGCGGAAATCGGCCTGATTGGCGAACGTCTGCTCACCCCTACCAGCACCACGCAGGTGCGCTACAGCTTCACTCTGTTTGAACTGACCCCGGACGGCTCACGGGTGCGGGTGCAGACCGACAGCACCGACCAGCCGTTCGACATCAACGAAGGCAGCAAGCTGGAACTGGGCTCCACCGCAAAAATGCGCGTGCTCACCACTTATCTGCAAATCATCGCCGAGCTGCACGAAAAGTACGCAGAGATGAGCATCCCTGAACTGAAAAAAGTCGAGGTCCCGGATCAGGACCGTCTGAGCCGCTGGGCCATCGATTACCTGATGCAGAACAAAGACCGCAATCTGCCGAACATGCTGGGCGCCGCGCTGGATCGAAAATACTCCGCCAGCCCCGGCGAAGCTTTTTTCACGGGTGGCGGGCTGCACACGTTCGTTAACTTTCGCAAGGAAGATAATGGCCGCCTGCCGACCCTGCGCGATGCCCTGCGTGAGTCGATCAACCTGCCGTTCATTCGCCTGATGCGCGACTTGGTGCGCTACAGCACCTATTCGGGCCCCAACAGCAGCGCCGAATTGCTCAAGGACGATCGCGACCCACGGCGTCAGGAATACCTGGCCTCATTCGCCGACAAGGAAGGCACCTCGTTTCTGCTGAAGTTCTGGAAGAAATACCGCAACAAAGACACCCAGGCGCGGCTCGAAACCTTTCTCGACGGCATGCGCCCGACCCCGATTCGCATGGCCGCCGTGCATCGTTACCTATTCCCCCAAGCCGACCAGGAAAGCTTCAATACCTTCGTGCGCTCGCACCTCAAAGGCGCCAAGCTTAAAGAAAAACTGACCGACGAACGCCTCGAACGCCTCTACCTCAGCTACGGCCCCGGCAGCTACGATCTGCCGGACCAGGGCTTCATCGCCAAGGTGCACCCGCTCGATCTGTGGCTGATCGGCTATCTGTTGAACAACCCGGACGCCAAGTTCAGCCAGATCGTCAAAGCCAGCCAGTTCGAGCGTCAGGAAGTCTATAGCTGGCTGTTCAAGAGCCGACACAAGGGTGCCCGCGACAGCCGAATCCGCACCATGCTGGAGATCGAGGCGTTCCTCGACATTCACCAGCGCTGGCAGAAAGTCGGGTATCCGTTCGATCATCTGGTGCCCTCACTGGCCACCGCCATCGGCAGTTCCGGCGACCGGCCGGCGGCATTGGCGGAGTTGATCGGTACCATCCTCAATGACGGTGTGCGCATGCCGACGTTGCGTGTCGACAGCCTGCACTTCGCGGCAAATACACCGTATGAAACCAAATTGATCAATGATCCTGACGTTGGCAAACGGGTCATGCCATCCGAAGTCGCCACGGCCATGCGCGAAGCCTTGTCACAGGTGGTGGATGCCGGTACGGCCAAACGGGTGTCCGGCAGTTTTGTAACTCCGGATGGCAAACCGTTGGCGATGGGCGGCAAAACGGGCACCGGGGATAACCGCATCGAAGCCGTCGGTTCTGGTGGGCGGATTCTGAGCTCGAAATCGATCAACCGCACCGCGACCTTCGTGTTCTTTATCGGTGATACCCACTTCGGCACCATGACCGCGTTCGTGCCCGGGCGCACGGCCGAAGCCTTCAAATTCACCTCGGCGTTGCCGGTGCAGGTGCTCAAGGGCATGGCGCCGATCCTGACGCCGTATCTGCAACCGGGCAGCGCTTCACAATGCCGCCCGGTGCAAGGTTCGTCCCTGGCGGTAGCCGATACGGGTAAACCTCATTGA